In the genome of Triticum urartu cultivar G1812 chromosome 5, Tu2.1, whole genome shotgun sequence, one region contains:
- the LOC125507581 gene encoding arogenate dehydrogenase 2, chloroplastic-like: MGLFFSRLALRHPVAGPVAPPPRRRRSPSPSPALPRPVAGPPPPPCRRPRRSLALSPAASLPCPVAVAPPPRRRPSPGLTMGQQLAFSWRGAYEEPSPSPSVSSTEAQDPAALRVGIIGFGNFGQFITRGIQRQGHAVLATSRSDYSDYCSAHGIRFFRSLEALCEEQPDGLLVCSSILSTESVVRATPLAMLRPDTIVADVLSVKQFPRNLLLEICLRSQKLGLMECLYLVFVLTL; this comes from the exons atGGGGTTATTTTTTTCCAG GCTCGCCCTCCGCCACCCTGTCGCCGGCCCCGTTGCTCCCCCGCCCCGTCGCCGTCGCTCCCCCTCCCCGTCGCCGGCCCTCCCCCGCCCCGTCGCCGGCCCTCCCCCGCCACCCTGTCGCCGGCCCCGTCGCTCCCTCGCCCTGTCGCCGGCCGCGTCGCTCCCCTGCCCCGTCGCCGTCGCTCCCCCGCCCCGTCGCCGGCCCTCCCCCGGCCTAACTATGGGTCAG CAGCTCGCCTTCTCGTGGCGCGGCGCCTACGAGGAGCCGTCGCCGTCACCATCGGTGTCCTCGACGGAGGCGCAAGATCCCGCGGCGCTGCGCGTGGGGATCATTGGGTTCGGCAACTTCGGGCAGTTCATCACCAGGGGCATCCAGCGGCAGGGCCACGCCGTGCTGGCCACCTCCAGATCCGACTACTCTGACTACTGCTCCGCCCACGGGATTCGCTTCTTCAG AAGCTTGGAGGCGCTGTGCGAGGAGCAGCCGGACGGGCTGCTGGTTTGCAGCTCCATCCTCTCCACGGAGTCCGTCGTCCGCGCCACCCCCCTCGCCATGCTCCGCCCCGACACCATCGTCGCCGACGTGCTCTCCGTCAAGCAGTTCCCCCGCAACCTCCTCCTCGAG